ATAATCTGCAATTTGAGAACCGATGGCCTCTTCCATGATGTGCTCCTCTTCACTTTTGGTTACCATAACTATTTTTAAAGAATTATCTTTTTCCTTAATCATAGGAATAGCTTCCAACCCGGAAATACCAGGCATATTTTCATCAATGAGCGTTAGGGCAAATTTCTCCGAATCCATAAGTTCCAAAGCCTCATTCACATTGTTAACAGGGGTTACCTGATAACCTTTCTTTTCTAAAAATACGATATGAGGTTTAAGTAAATCTATTTCATCATCGATCCATAATATCTTTTCTGACATAATTTATTTTTTACATGGTTATTGTATCAAAATGTTGACCAATTCCTTTTAAAATCTCACAAAATAGGAAGTTTAAAAGTTAAATATTAGTTAAATGGAAATACCCAGAGATATTCCCAGTTTCTACGAATTTCAATTCTTATTTTTTATATACAGCAAAGCTCTTTCCAAAACTTCATCCTTTCCGCTTTTTATTCCTTCTACCGTTGGTTTCACCAGAATATCCGGAATAATTCCAATTCTTTGCGTCTCTCTGCCATCAGGATAATAAGCTCCAAGGCCGGTAAAGCAAGTGTCTAAGTCTGCCAGTTTAAACCTGATAATATCTCCGTTGGCTCCTGAAGTATTGCTGCCGATCACTTTGGCTTTTGGATGTTGCTTGAACATCATGGTTGTAGTCTCTGCCTGGCTTTGAGTATTTTCGTCTACCAAAATGATTACATTTCCTTTATAATAATCGGGATTCCTTTGACCAATATTGTTCTTTCTGCTATAAAATTTTCCAGGATAGTTAGTTTCAGGGAAATTAAAGAGGTAATAAGGGGTTGATTGAGGTAGTAACAATTCACTTAAAGGTATTATAGTCAGTTTTGGATAATTTCTACTATCGAAAATGATTGATTCTGTTGATTTCAGATTTCTGTACATTTCATTCACCTCATCTTTGGTAAGAATTCCCATGTTAACATAACCGATTTTCTTTTCAGGATCCATAAACTTCCATTTTTCAGGTGCCGGATTTTTTTTGATAAGAATATCTTTAATGAGGTATGTTTTGGCGACTACTTCCATATTTTGTCCGTTTCTTTCCAATTTAACCGTAACAGAATCACGGTTGCTGAAAAGAAGTTTACTTTTTATCTTATTTACTTTGCCCCAGGAATTAGATGCAGGTACATATTTTCCAAGGGTATTTATCATTTGAGGGATTGTTTTTCCATTCACATCATATATAACATCACCGATATTGAAAGGTGTTTCTTCGTGAAACTTGTTTTGATTAATTTTTGTGATCACTAATTTTCCTTCGGCATAAGAATATTCTATCGGAAGTCTTTTATCACCATACTGGGTAAGGCTTATGAGTGATGAAGAAAGAAAAGCATGTGAATCGTCCGTTTTTGTTACCAATTCAGCCAAAGTCAGTTGATAATCCTTATTGTTGTTGATGCTTGCAAATTTGGGAATCATTTCTGTCAACACATCATTCCAATTTTGATCTGTTTCATACTTATAAGGAAAAAAATATTCTACATAATTCCAGTATCTGAATAGCTCTAATACACTGATCAGTTTGGAAGTAAATTTTGACCCATAGGAATTTTCATTTCTGAAAAATATTTTTCGGCCTCCTTTTCCTATATAATGATTGCTGCCAAGATTACGGTTGTTTTCAATATAGCGAAGCTTTTGAGATGTTGCTTCCGTGAATATATCGGAATTATCCATCCAGCTTAGATCAAAATTTTTAAGAAAATAAGTTTTATTATTTTCGGGTAAGCATTCCGTGCATTCATCAATTTTTCCAAGACTTGTAATCCAATTAGAATAGAATTCGTTCAATGCAGCCTTGTCATTGATCTTTTCAAGTTCATTTATTTTTTGAAAAAGCTGTTGATCCCAATTCAGATTGCCTTTTGCTACATTGGGATGATAATATTTTAAAAATCCCCAAACCCTGCAGAGGGATTCAAGTTTTTGATTTTCGGGTAAAATCTGTGCGGAAAAATGGAGACTTAAAAGCAAAAAAATGAAAAGAGAATATTTTCTCATCAAAAGATTGAGTTTTTCTCAAAGATAAATGATTAATGCAAGAACAGCAAAGGTTTTTTTGATGAATTATTTGAGTGGGAAGCGGGGAGCTGGAAGAAGGAAGTTACTGGAGGTTATTAATACTAAAGTCAGTGTATATTAAGTATTCAGAAGATCAATGATTCGTCTTTGCTTATCACACTCAATAACTTCCAGCCTCCCTCTTCCAGCTTCCAGTCTCCTTAATACTAATTTA
This is a stretch of genomic DNA from Chryseobacterium tructae. It encodes these proteins:
- a CDS encoding S41 family peptidase, whose amino-acid sequence is MRKYSLFIFLLLSLHFSAQILPENQKLESLCRVWGFLKYYHPNVAKGNLNWDQQLFQKINELEKINDKAALNEFYSNWITSLGKIDECTECLPENNKTYFLKNFDLSWMDNSDIFTEATSQKLRYIENNRNLGSNHYIGKGGRKIFFRNENSYGSKFTSKLISVLELFRYWNYVEYFFPYKYETDQNWNDVLTEMIPKFASINNNKDYQLTLAELVTKTDDSHAFLSSSLISLTQYGDKRLPIEYSYAEGKLVITKINQNKFHEETPFNIGDVIYDVNGKTIPQMINTLGKYVPASNSWGKVNKIKSKLLFSNRDSVTVKLERNGQNMEVVAKTYLIKDILIKKNPAPEKWKFMDPEKKIGYVNMGILTKDEVNEMYRNLKSTESIIFDSRNYPKLTIIPLSELLLPQSTPYYLFNFPETNYPGKFYSRKNNIGQRNPDYYKGNVIILVDENTQSQAETTTMMFKQHPKAKVIGSNTSGANGDIIRFKLADLDTCFTGLGAYYPDGRETQRIGIIPDILVKPTVEGIKSGKDEVLERALLYIKNKN